In one Dreissena polymorpha isolate Duluth1 chromosome 7, UMN_Dpol_1.0, whole genome shotgun sequence genomic region, the following are encoded:
- the LOC127838702 gene encoding uncharacterized protein LOC127838702 isoform X4 → MADEGIRRDEPGEVLKQFQNEQASAETSTVMNVLGYGPHIRQARIEAYKASDRHWTAKARGTATFITTGSKAEGLTSFLESDIDELVVTERVICLEDGVDSSSVPVEKTIFRSCSRISYSGHCRLLLEKPGTPISRTVYNALCDDGFGRGLLSSDLYVNQWLNAKREEGIVQHERAGPSTPETFGVLERDTVRGLHFYCPSILTRWAARHRYWPSADVVREVVSLGAFVSPVGVKGSDYEHVEWRMCFNTGENVLINNLNDTQVNLYVLLKMVKKDVLKPQKKEVTSFTVKNIVLWIAENNPHSWFHERSLFHWLHEGLYALRVAIDTKQLPYYMIPGRNLMAACALDHEQKCSWIATIDEMRTEGPRMILRLPKIRQAIIAHPEPLRWYSGRRIELEMLQLICRNRHFLGMDVETDVIMQAINSRQMEILREVGMRMIMEGSRVNDLQNVWISMLM, encoded by the exons ATGGCTGACGAAGGCATCAGACGTGATGAACCAGGAGAAGTCCTTAAACAG TTTCAAAATGAACAAGCCTCTGCTGAGACTTCTACTGTAATGAATGTTCTGGGTTATGGGCCTCACATCCGACAGGCTCGGATAGAAGCATACAAGGCCTCGGACAGGCATTGGACTGCAAAGGCGCGTGGTACGGCAACGTTTATCACCACGGGTAGCAAGGCTGAGGGTCTGACCAGCTTTCTGGAAAGCGATATAGACGAGTTGGTTGTTACAGAACGTGTCATCTGTTTAGAAGATGGTGTTGATTCAAGTAGCGTTCCCGTGGAGAAAACCATATTTAGATCCTGCAGTCGTATTAGTTACTCCGGACACTGTAGACTGCTACTTGAAAAACCCGGTACACCTATTTCTAGAACCGTGTACAATGCCTTGTGTGATGATGGATTTGGTCGCGGACTATTAAGCAGCGACTTATATGTTAATCAGTGGTTGAACGCTAAACGGGAGGAAGGCATAGTACAACATGAGCGTGCTGGACCTTCAACGCCAGAAACATTTGGTGTTCTTGAACGCGATACCGTGCGAGGGCTACATTTTTACTGCCCCAGCATCCTAACAAGATGGGCGGCAAGACATCGCTACTGGCCATCAGCTGACGTCGTTAGGGAGGTTGTATCACTTGGAGCATTTGTTTCTCCTGTTGGGGTTAAAGGCAGCGATTACGAACATGTTGAATGGAGAATGTGTTTTAACACCGGGGAAAACGTACTGATAAATAATCTTAACGACACTCAGGTTAACTTATATGTGCTATTAAAAATGGTGAAGAAAGATGTATTAAAACCGCAAAAGAAGGAGGTGACATCGTTCACGGtaaaaaacattgtattatggATAGCAGAAAATAACCCGCACTCATGGTTTCACGAAAGAAGTCTGTTTCACTGGCTTCATGAAGGATTATATGCGCTAAGAGTTGCTATAGATACGAAACAGCTGCCTTATTACATGATCCCAGGGCGAAATCTAATGGCAGCCTGTGCTCTGGATCATGAGCAGAAATGTTCTTGGATAGCTACTATTGATGAAATGAGGACCGAAGGTCCCCGGATGATATTGAGACTACCGAAGATACGACAAGCCATCATAGCTCACCCTGAGCCACTACGATGGTACAGCGGGAGGAGGATAGAGCTGGAGATGCTGCAGCTGATATGCAGGAACAGACATTTCCTCGGCATGGATGTAGAGACGGATGTTATTATGCAGGCAATAAACAGTCGTCAGATGGAGATTTTGAGGGAGGTTGGGATGAGGATGATTATGGAAGGGAGTCGAGTAAATGATCTACAGAATGTATGGATTAGTATGTTGATGTAG
- the LOC127838702 gene encoding uncharacterized protein LOC127838702 isoform X3 has product MADEGIRRDEPGEVLKQVSVSSSQAWFQNEQASAETSTVMNVLGYGPHIRQARIEAYKASDRHWTAKARGTATFITTGSKAEGLTSFLESDIDELVVTERVICLEDGVDSSSVPVEKTIFRSCSRISYSGHCRLLLEKPGTPISRTVYNALCDDGFGRGLLSSDLYVNQWLNAKREEGIVQHERAGPSTPETFGVLERDTVRGLHFYCPSILTRWAARHRYWPSADVVREVVSLGAFVSPVGVKGSDYEHVEWRMCFNTGENVLINNLNDTQVNLYVLLKMVKKDVLKPQKKEVTSFTVKNIVLWIAENNPHSWFHERSLFHWLHEGLYALRVAIDTKQLPYYMIPGRNLMAACALDHEQKCSWIATIDEMRTEGPRMILRLPKIRQAIIAHPEPLRWYSGRRIELEMLQLICRNRHFLGMDVETDVIMQAINSRQMEILREVGMRMIMEGSRVNDLQNVWISMLM; this is encoded by the exons ATGGCTGACGAAGGCATCAGACGTGATGAACCAGGAGAAGTCCTTAAACAGGTCAGTGTGTCCAGCAGTCAGGCTTGG TTTCAAAATGAACAAGCCTCTGCTGAGACTTCTACTGTAATGAATGTTCTGGGTTATGGGCCTCACATCCGACAGGCTCGGATAGAAGCATACAAGGCCTCGGACAGGCATTGGACTGCAAAGGCGCGTGGTACGGCAACGTTTATCACCACGGGTAGCAAGGCTGAGGGTCTGACCAGCTTTCTGGAAAGCGATATAGACGAGTTGGTTGTTACAGAACGTGTCATCTGTTTAGAAGATGGTGTTGATTCAAGTAGCGTTCCCGTGGAGAAAACCATATTTAGATCCTGCAGTCGTATTAGTTACTCCGGACACTGTAGACTGCTACTTGAAAAACCCGGTACACCTATTTCTAGAACCGTGTACAATGCCTTGTGTGATGATGGATTTGGTCGCGGACTATTAAGCAGCGACTTATATGTTAATCAGTGGTTGAACGCTAAACGGGAGGAAGGCATAGTACAACATGAGCGTGCTGGACCTTCAACGCCAGAAACATTTGGTGTTCTTGAACGCGATACCGTGCGAGGGCTACATTTTTACTGCCCCAGCATCCTAACAAGATGGGCGGCAAGACATCGCTACTGGCCATCAGCTGACGTCGTTAGGGAGGTTGTATCACTTGGAGCATTTGTTTCTCCTGTTGGGGTTAAAGGCAGCGATTACGAACATGTTGAATGGAGAATGTGTTTTAACACCGGGGAAAACGTACTGATAAATAATCTTAACGACACTCAGGTTAACTTATATGTGCTATTAAAAATGGTGAAGAAAGATGTATTAAAACCGCAAAAGAAGGAGGTGACATCGTTCACGGtaaaaaacattgtattatggATAGCAGAAAATAACCCGCACTCATGGTTTCACGAAAGAAGTCTGTTTCACTGGCTTCATGAAGGATTATATGCGCTAAGAGTTGCTATAGATACGAAACAGCTGCCTTATTACATGATCCCAGGGCGAAATCTAATGGCAGCCTGTGCTCTGGATCATGAGCAGAAATGTTCTTGGATAGCTACTATTGATGAAATGAGGACCGAAGGTCCCCGGATGATATTGAGACTACCGAAGATACGACAAGCCATCATAGCTCACCCTGAGCCACTACGATGGTACAGCGGGAGGAGGATAGAGCTGGAGATGCTGCAGCTGATATGCAGGAACAGACATTTCCTCGGCATGGATGTAGAGACGGATGTTATTATGCAGGCAATAAACAGTCGTCAGATGGAGATTTTGAGGGAGGTTGGGATGAGGATGATTATGGAAGGGAGTCGAGTAAATGATCTACAGAATGTATGGATTAGTATGTTGATGTAG